One window of bacterium genomic DNA carries:
- a CDS encoding cyclase family protein has protein sequence MRLIEISGLIENGMWNYGDELKEEIFSGPKIIEVSNIKKDGFSAHRFEMSILTGTYLETGAHILENVKTVDQVPVEELFLECSIIKLKEKISGEHIKVEELEKSGIEVKEGDCLIIYTGWYKMWNKNGFVLNSPHFEYSAMDWIISKKVKILAGDIPCYDDIRDPSDSKNLPNLRKLYLSGAMCLAPVINGDKVESGRSKIVIMPLRVKGVSASPSRAVLIL, from the coding sequence ATGAGACTTATTGAGATAAGTGGATTGATTGAAAATGGGATGTGGAATTATGGAGACGAATTAAAAGAAGAAATTTTTTCAGGACCTAAAATTATTGAAGTTTCAAATATTAAGAAGGACGGTTTTTCTGCTCACAGATTTGAGATGAGTATCTTAACAGGAACATATCTTGAAACAGGAGCCCATATACTTGAAAATGTGAAAACTGTTGACCAGGTACCTGTTGAAGAACTTTTTCTTGAATGTTCAATAATAAAATTGAAAGAAAAAATATCAGGAGAACATATAAAAGTTGAAGAACTTGAAAAATCAGGAATTGAAGTTAAAGAAGGAGATTGTTTAATTATTTATACCGGATGGTATAAGATGTGGAATAAAAATGGTTTTGTCTTGAATTCTCCTCATTTTGAATATTCTGCAATGGACTGGATTATAAGTAAGAAAGTTAAAATTCTTGCAGGTGATATTCCTTGTTATGACGATATAAGGGATCCTTCCGATTCAAAAAATTTACCAAATTTAAGAAAACTTTATCTCTCAGGTGCTATGTGTCTTGCTCCTGTTATAAACGGCGATAAAGTTGAAAGTGGAAGAAGTAAAATTGTAATTATGCCTTTAAGAGTAAAAGGAGTTTCTGCTTCTCCTTCTCGAGCAGTTCTTATTCTATAA
- a CDS encoding FAD-dependent oxidoreductase — MKKIPKKTEIIVIGAGLMGCSIAYYLTKEKKEVVIFEKRNIASGASGRNGGQVIQLEGRDKNPETIRKRLSITKENNKILKNLEKELNFKLEYQKIGSLDLAITKEEWEDIIKTVEIQKKSGDKEIEILNRKETLKICPVLTDKVYGARYRESDGTINPFFLTYGFAFNSQKNGAKIFTYTPVKKIIKENKKVKGVELENGEKVYSDIVINSTNAWSSFLCPEIDILPLRQVAVVTEPVAKLPVFPMEAFIDGDAIFTTTQTKSGNLVAGGFKTQARERNLHYDESVEPIEISGSSAIFKRVFKELENISIIRSWSGVMAVTGDCLPCIGKYPDTENLYIAAGFLNGMAYGPIIGKLVSELIVYGKTSLSIEIFKPERFYKKKINWPKFYNYTILAEFFARV; from the coding sequence GTGAAAAAAATACCAAAAAAAACAGAAATTATAGTTATTGGAGCAGGGCTTATGGGGTGTTCAATTGCATATTATCTGACAAAAGAAAAAAAAGAAGTGGTTATTTTTGAAAAAAGGAATATAGCATCAGGAGCAAGTGGTAGAAACGGAGGACAGGTGATACAACTTGAAGGGAGGGATAAAAACCCTGAAACAATAAGGAAAAGATTATCAATAACAAAAGAAAACAACAAAATTTTAAAAAACCTTGAAAAGGAGTTAAATTTTAAACTTGAATATCAGAAAATAGGAAGTTTAGACCTTGCAATTACAAAGGAGGAGTGGGAAGATATAATTAAAACAGTTGAAATTCAGAAAAAATCAGGTGATAAAGAAATAGAAATTTTAAATAGAAAAGAAACGCTCAAAATCTGTCCTGTTTTGACAGATAAAGTTTATGGGGCAAGATACAGAGAATCTGATGGTACAATAAATCCATTCTTTCTAACATATGGTTTTGCCTTCAACAGTCAAAAAAATGGAGCAAAAATTTTTACATATACACCTGTTAAAAAAATTATAAAGGAAAATAAAAAAGTTAAAGGAGTTGAACTTGAAAATGGAGAAAAAGTTTATTCTGATATTGTTATAAATTCTACAAATGCATGGTCAAGTTTTTTATGTCCTGAAATTGATATACTTCCATTAAGGCAGGTTGCTGTTGTTACAGAACCGGTTGCAAAATTACCGGTTTTTCCAATGGAAGCGTTTATTGATGGTGATGCTATTTTTACAACTACTCAAACAAAAAGTGGAAATCTTGTTGCTGGTGGGTTTAAAACTCAAGCAAGAGAAAGGAACTTACATTATGACGAATCAGTTGAACCAATTGAAATTTCAGGCAGTTCTGCAATTTTTAAGAGAGTTTTTAAAGAACTTGAAAACATATCAATTATTCGTTCATGGAGTGGAGTAATGGCAGTTACAGGAGATTGTTTACCATGCATAGGAAAGTATCCTGATACAGAAAATCTTTACATCGCTGCAGGTTTTTTAAATGGTATGGCTTATGGACCAATTATTGGAAAACTTGTTTCAGAACTTATTGTTTATGGAAAAACATCTTTATCAATTGAAATCTTTAAACCTGAACGATTCTATAAGAAAAAAATAAACTGGCCTAAATTTTATAATTACACAATTTTGGCAGAATTTTTTGCAAGAGTATAA